In Populus trichocarpa isolate Nisqually-1 chromosome 16, P.trichocarpa_v4.1, whole genome shotgun sequence, a genomic segment contains:
- the LOC18105999 gene encoding sodium/hydrogen exchanger 6 isoform X2, whose product MSTVVEELMQMQISPAGGGGDSQSHPGKEQQAAGVGILLQIMMLVLSFVLGHVLRRHRFYYLPEASASLLIGLIVGALANISNTETSIRAWFNFHEEFFFLFLLPPIIFQSGFSLSPKPFFSNFGAIVTFSILGTFIASVVTGVLVYLGGLIYLTYRLPFVECLMFGALISATDPVTVLSIFQELGIDTNLYALVFGESVLNDAMAISLYRTMSSLKSHAPGQNFFMVVFRFLETFVGSLSAGVGVGFISALLFKYAGLDIDNLQNLECCLFVLFPYFSYMLAEGLGLTGIVSILFTGIVMKHYTYSNLSENSQRFVSAFFHLISSLAETFVFIYMGFDIAMEQHSWSHVGFIFFSIIFIGVARAANVFSCAYLVNLVRPAPRQIPVKHQKALWYSGLRGAMAFALALQSVHDLPEGHGQTIFTATTAIVVLTVLLIGGSTGTVLETLQVVGDDHDGPLSESLDGNNGYVAPSYNEDATSGNRLKMKLKEFHKSTASFTALDRNYLTPFFTSQNGDDEEEHDDPMPSSRGRGFLGHN is encoded by the exons atgtcgACTGTAGTGGAGGAATTGATGCAAATGCAGATATCACcggcaggaggaggaggagattcGCAATCGCATCCAGGAAAGGAGCAGCAAGCAGCAGGAGTTGGCATACTCCTCCAGATCATGATGCTCGTCCTCTCCTTCGTCCTTGGTCATGTTCTTCGTCGTCACAGATTCTATTACCTGCCTGAGGCCAGCGCTTCTCTTCTCATTG GTTTAATTGTTGGTGCACTTGCTAACATCTCTAACACTGAAACAAGCATCAG GGCATGGTTTAATTTCCATGAGgagtttttcttccttttcttgctTCCTCCCATCATATT TCAGTCAGGATTCAGTCTATCACCT AAACCATTCTTCTCTAACTTTGGAGCCATTGTCACATTTTCCATATTAGGAACTTTTATAGCTTCTGTTGTTACAGGTGTTCTAGT TTACCTTGGCGGTCTTATTTACCTCACTTACAGACTTCCATTTGTTGAATGTCTGATGTTTGGTGCTCTTATATCAGCAACCGATCCTGTTACTGTTCTGTCCATATTCCAG GAACTTGGCATAGATACGAACCTTTATGCTTTGGTGTTTGGAGAATCTGTCTTGAATGACGCT ATGGCAATATCCTTGTACAG AACAATGTCCTCGTTAAAAAGTCATGCACCTGGACAGAATTTCTTCATGGTGGTCTTTAGGTTTCTTGAAACCTTTGTTGGCTCATTGTCTGCAG GTGTGGGAGTTGGATTTATTTCTGCATTG CTTTTCAAGTATGCTGGTTTGGATATTGACAA TCTGCAAAACTTGGAATGCTGCCTTTTTGTCCtttttccatatttttc GTACATGCTTGCAGAAGGTCTTGGCCTCACTGGTATAGTGTCCATATTGTTCACTGGAATT gtCATGAAGCATTATACCTACTCAAATTTGTCAGAAAATTCACAGCGATTTGTTTCTGCATTTTTCCACCTGATATCATCACTAGCTGAGACATTTGT ATTTATATACATGGGATTTGATATTGCGATGGAACAGCATAGTTGGTCCCatgttggatttatttttttctcaatt ATATTTATTGGAGTTGCAAG GGCAGCGAATGTCTTTTCTTGTGCATATTTAGTCAATTTGGTTCGACCTGCACCACGTCAAATACCTGTAAAACATCAGAAAGCGCTTTGGTACAGTG GACTTCGAGGGGCCATGGCTTTTGCCCTTGCGCTACAATCGGTTCATGATCTTCCAGAAGGACATGGCCAGACTATATTCACTGCAACCACTGCCATAGTTGTGTTGACG GTGCTTTTAATTGGAGGATCGACAGGGACTGTGCTCGAAACTTTGCAAGTTGTTGGTGATGACCATGATGGCCCCTTAAGTGAA AGTTTGGATGGAAATAATGGTTACGTTGCTCCCTCTTACAATGAGGATGCCACATCAGGGAACAGGCTGAAGATGAAACTTAAAGAGTTTCACAAGAG CACTGCATCATTTACAGCATTAGACAGGAATTACCTCACCCCGTTCTTCACGAGTCAGAatggagatgatgaagaagaacatG ATGACCCGATGCCCAGTTCCAGGGGAAGGGGTTTCCTTGGCCATAACTGA
- the LOC18106000 gene encoding protein ENDOSPERM DEFECTIVE 1, with translation MDEESITMMQEKTAIVPNPPNPPPRRPRVREVSSRFMSPIASSSSSLSPLPSNKQRSNSVQRQRRNQEADADCSPQRKHHHQRAVIKLFKENEPRSQSHRPDTPTISIINTSSSSKLRMMQQRSTSNINISSAAAKLLQSTGISNSTDSSSSSSSDHDNINPNTKNNNNDVRSSLPDLLRDTDARFLAERNLNRLNNSNNPCASPCSRSLNLQRSISSCDPSLFHSLKSTKLPPVAPCSKIPNDASRKTRKVSSHQEDVQSLKLLHNHYLQWRYVNAKAQASAQAQRRETERNLYSLGVKITELYDSVKRKRAELGLLQRLKILWTIVEAQMPYLDEWAAFEMDYSVSLSEAIQALLNASLQVPISGNVRVDIREVGEALNSATKLMDTVAFNIESLMPKAEETEHLISELARVTGGEKALIEECGDLLSMTYNSQVEECSLRGQLIQFYRSRHNQHQEEQQ, from the exons ATGGATGAAGAATCGATTACGATGATGCAAGAGAAGACAGCCATAGTCCCCAATCCCCCCAATCCTCCTCCTCGGAGGCCCAGGGTGAGGGAGGTCAGTTCCAGGTTCATGTCTCCAAttgcttcctcctcctcctccctctcACCTCTTCCTTCCAATAAGCAGCGCTCCAACTCCGTGCAGAGGCAGCGCCGCAACCAGGAAGCGGACGCCGACTGCAGCCCGCAGCGGAAACATCATCATCAGCGTGCTGTAATCAAGCTTTTTAAGGAGAACGAACCAAGATCCCAGAGTCACAGACCCGATACCCCCACAATCAGCATCATCAACACGTCCTCTTCTTCTAAATTACGAATGATGCAGCAACGCTCCACCTCCAACATCAACATCTCATCGGCTGCTGCAAAGCTGTTACAATCCACTGGGATCTCCAATTCCACCgattcttcttcctcttcttcatcGGATCATGACAACATTAATCCTAATACTAAGAATAACAACAATGATGTCAGAAGCTCTCTTCCTGATCTCCTCCGTGATACTGATGCTAGATTTCTAGCCGAGAGAAATCTCAACCGgcttaataatagtaataaccCTTGTGCTTCCCCATGCTCCCGTTCTCTCAATTTGCAGCGATCTATAAGTAGCTGCGACCCCTCCTTGTTCCATTCACTCAAATCTACAAAACTGCCTCCAGTGGCTCCTTGCTCCAAGATCCCAAATGATGCTTCTAGAAAGACAAGGAAAGTTTCTAGTCACCAAGAAGATGTGCAATCTCTCAAGCTGCTTCACAACCACTACCTGCAGTGGAGATATGTCAACGCAAAAGCACAGGCCTCTGCTCAAGCTCAGAGAAGAGAAACTGAG AGAAACCTGTATTCCCTTGGTGTCAAGATAACAGAATTATACGACTCAGTGAAAAGAAAACGTGCAGAGCTTGGCCTTCTGCAGAGATTGAAAATTCTATGGACCATCGTTGAAGCTCAA ATGCCGTATCTGGATGAATGGGCTGCTTTTGAAATGGATTATTCGGTATCCCTGTCAGAAGCAATTCAAGCTTTGTTGAATGCCTCACTTCAAGTTCCTATCAGTGGAAATGTTAGA GTTGATATTAGAGAGGTAGGGGAGGCACTGAACTCTGCAACAAAATTAATGGACACAGTAGCTTTTAACATTGAAAGCCTTATGCCAAAG GCTGAAGAAACAGAACATTTGATCTCAGAACTAGCTAGGGTGACTGGAGGAGAAAAAGCTCTTATTGAAGAATGTGGGGATCTGTTGTCAATGACATATAATTCACAG GTAGAGGAATGCAGCTTACGAGGGCAGCTAATTCAGTTCTATCGGAGCCGTCACAATCAACACCAGGAAGAGCAGCAATAA
- the LOC18106006 gene encoding uncharacterized WD repeat-containing protein C2A9.03: MVDPQTGKPMVSLCGQVDFSFASAWHPEGRIFATGNQDKPCLIWDARNLSKSVAVLKGNLGAIRSTRFTSDGQFMAMEEPADFCMCMIRRFEKEQERDFFGEISVVSFSPDTESLFIGVWDRNYGSLFQYNRCRSYSYLDSLM; encoded by the exons ATGGTGGATCCTCAAACTGGAAAG CCCATGGTGTCTCTATGTGGACAGGTGGATTTCTCATTTGCATCTGCTTGGCATCCTGAAGGCCGCATTTTTGCCACGGGGAACCAAGACAAACCCTGTCTTATTTGGGATGCTCGAAACTTGTCAAAGTCTGTTGCTGTGCTGAAGGGCAATCTAGGAGCCATTAGATCAACTCGTTTTACATCTGATGGGCAGTTCATGGCGATGGAAGAGCCGGCAGACTTTTGCATGTGTATGATACGAAGGTTTGAGAAAGAGCAGGAGAGAGACTTTTTTGGGGAGATCTCTGTTGTATCTTTTAGCCCTGATACAGAATCCCTCTTTATAGGAGTGTGGGATCGCAACTATGGAAGCCTCTTTCAGTACAACCGATGCAGGAGTTACTCATATCTCGACTCCCTTATGTGA
- the LOC18105999 gene encoding sodium/hydrogen exchanger 6 isoform X1, with product MSTVVEELMQMQISPAGGGGDSQSHPGKEQQAAGVGILLQIMMLVLSFVLGHVLRRHRFYYLPEASASLLIGLIVGALANISNTETSIRAWFNFHEEFFFLFLLPPIIFQSGFSLSPKPFFSNFGAIVTFSILGTFIASVVTGVLVYLGGLIYLTYRLPFVECLMFGALISATDPVTVLSIFQELGIDTNLYALVFGESVLNDAMAISLYRTMSSLKSHAPGQNFFMVVFRFLETFVGSLSAGVGVGFISALLFKYAGLDIDNLQNLECCLFVLFPYFSYMLAEGLGLTGIVSILFTGIVMKHYTYSNLSENSQRFVSAFFHLISSLAETFVFIYMGFDIAMEQHSWSHVGFIFFSIIFIGVARAANVFSCAYLVNLVRPAPRQIPVKHQKALWYSGLRGAMAFALALQSVHDLPEGHGQTIFTATTAIVVLTVLLIGGSTGTVLETLQVVGDDHDGPLSESLDGNNGYVAPSYNEDATSGNRLKMKLKEFHKSTASFTALDRNYLTPFFTSQNGDDEEEHGCMTDDPMPSSRGRGFLGHN from the exons atgtcgACTGTAGTGGAGGAATTGATGCAAATGCAGATATCACcggcaggaggaggaggagattcGCAATCGCATCCAGGAAAGGAGCAGCAAGCAGCAGGAGTTGGCATACTCCTCCAGATCATGATGCTCGTCCTCTCCTTCGTCCTTGGTCATGTTCTTCGTCGTCACAGATTCTATTACCTGCCTGAGGCCAGCGCTTCTCTTCTCATTG GTTTAATTGTTGGTGCACTTGCTAACATCTCTAACACTGAAACAAGCATCAG GGCATGGTTTAATTTCCATGAGgagtttttcttccttttcttgctTCCTCCCATCATATT TCAGTCAGGATTCAGTCTATCACCT AAACCATTCTTCTCTAACTTTGGAGCCATTGTCACATTTTCCATATTAGGAACTTTTATAGCTTCTGTTGTTACAGGTGTTCTAGT TTACCTTGGCGGTCTTATTTACCTCACTTACAGACTTCCATTTGTTGAATGTCTGATGTTTGGTGCTCTTATATCAGCAACCGATCCTGTTACTGTTCTGTCCATATTCCAG GAACTTGGCATAGATACGAACCTTTATGCTTTGGTGTTTGGAGAATCTGTCTTGAATGACGCT ATGGCAATATCCTTGTACAG AACAATGTCCTCGTTAAAAAGTCATGCACCTGGACAGAATTTCTTCATGGTGGTCTTTAGGTTTCTTGAAACCTTTGTTGGCTCATTGTCTGCAG GTGTGGGAGTTGGATTTATTTCTGCATTG CTTTTCAAGTATGCTGGTTTGGATATTGACAA TCTGCAAAACTTGGAATGCTGCCTTTTTGTCCtttttccatatttttc GTACATGCTTGCAGAAGGTCTTGGCCTCACTGGTATAGTGTCCATATTGTTCACTGGAATT gtCATGAAGCATTATACCTACTCAAATTTGTCAGAAAATTCACAGCGATTTGTTTCTGCATTTTTCCACCTGATATCATCACTAGCTGAGACATTTGT ATTTATATACATGGGATTTGATATTGCGATGGAACAGCATAGTTGGTCCCatgttggatttatttttttctcaatt ATATTTATTGGAGTTGCAAG GGCAGCGAATGTCTTTTCTTGTGCATATTTAGTCAATTTGGTTCGACCTGCACCACGTCAAATACCTGTAAAACATCAGAAAGCGCTTTGGTACAGTG GACTTCGAGGGGCCATGGCTTTTGCCCTTGCGCTACAATCGGTTCATGATCTTCCAGAAGGACATGGCCAGACTATATTCACTGCAACCACTGCCATAGTTGTGTTGACG GTGCTTTTAATTGGAGGATCGACAGGGACTGTGCTCGAAACTTTGCAAGTTGTTGGTGATGACCATGATGGCCCCTTAAGTGAA AGTTTGGATGGAAATAATGGTTACGTTGCTCCCTCTTACAATGAGGATGCCACATCAGGGAACAGGCTGAAGATGAAACTTAAAGAGTTTCACAAGAG CACTGCATCATTTACAGCATTAGACAGGAATTACCTCACCCCGTTCTTCACGAGTCAGAatggagatgatgaagaagaacat GGGTGCATGACAGATGACCCGATGCCCAGTTCCAGGGGAAGGGGTTTCCTTGGCCATAACTGA
- the LOC18106004 gene encoding aspartyl protease family protein At5g10770, whose protein sequence is MESISCKSLEAMMGLLWIMVCYLSLASSSSQAKPKAYVQSINQSSIHLNIYHVHGHGSSLTPNSSSLLSDVLLHDEEHVKALSDRLANKGLGSGSAKPPKSGHLLEPNSASIPLNPGLSIGSGNYYVKLGLGTPPKYYAMILDTGSSLSWLQCQPCAVYCHAQADPLYDPSVSKTYKKLSCASVECSRLKAATLNDPLCETDSNACLYTASYGDTSFSIGYLSQDLLTLTSSQTLPQFTYGCGQDNQGLFGRAAGIIGLARDKLSMLAQLSTKYGHAFSYCLPTANSGSSGGGFLSIGSISPTSYKFTPMLTDSKNPSLYFLRLTAITVSGRPLDLAAAMYRVPTLIDSGTVITRLPMSMYAALRQAFVKIMSTKYAKAPAYSILDTCFKGSLKSISAVPEIKMIFQGGADLTLRAPSILIEADKGITCLAFAGSSGTNQIAIIGNRQQQTYNIAYDVSTSRIGFAPGSCH, encoded by the exons ATGGAGAGCATAAGCTGCAAAAGCTTAGAAGCAATGATGGGGCTGCTCTGGATTATGGTTTGCTATCTGTCCCTAGCATCTTCATCTTCGCAAGCAAAACCTAAAG CATATGTGCAATCCATCAACCAGTCCAGCATACATCTGAACATATATCACGTGCATGGACATGGCTCCTCACTCACCCCGAACTCCTCCTCACTTCTTTCTGATGTACTCTTGCATGACGAAGAACATGTTAAGGCTCTGAGTGACAGACTAGCAAATAAAGGTCTCGGTAGTGGGTCTGCCAAGCCGCCAAAATCTGGACACCTCCTAGAACCAAATTCAGCTAGCATCCCATTGAATCCAGGTTTGTCCATTGGCTCTGGTAATTACTATGTAAAGTTAGGTCTTGGCACCCCTCCCAAGTACTATGCCATGATTCTCGACACAGGTAGTTCACTGTCCTGGCTCCAGTGCCAGCCCTGTGCAGTGTACTGTCATGCCCAAGCAGATCCCCTGTATGATCCCTCCGTATCTAAGACCTACAAAAAACTTTCATGTGCCTCTGTCGAGTGCTCCAGGCTCAAAGCTGCCACTTTGAATGACCCACTTTGCGAGACAGATTCTAATGCATGCTTGTACACGGCCAGCTATGGGGATACTTCTTTCTCAATCGGCTATTTGAGTCAAGATCTATTAACCCTAACATCATCTCAGACTTTACCCCAATTCACATATGGATGTGGGCAGGACAATCAAGGGTTGTTTGGAAGGGCAGCTGGTATCATAGGGCTAGCCCGTGACAAGCTTTCAATGTTGGCGCAGTTGTCCACCAAGTATGGACATGCCTTCTCCTACTGCCTCCCCACGGCCAATTCTGGATCTTCTGGAGGAGGCTTCTTGTCCATTGGAAGCATTTCTCCAACATCCTACAAGTTCACCCCTATGCTCACAGATTCAAAGAATCCCAGCTTATACTTTCTGAGACTGACAGCTATAACTGTGTCTGGTAGGCCACTGGATTTGGCTGCTGCCATGTACAGGGTCCCGACCCTTATAGACTCCGGAACTGTTATAACACGACTGCCAATGTCCATGTATGCAGCACTGAGGCAGGCCTTTGTAAAGATCATGTCCACCAAGTATGCGAAAGCCCCAGCATATTCCATCTTGGACACTTGTTTCAAAGGGAGCCTCAAGAGCATATCAGCTGTGCCCgagattaaaatgatttttcaaggaGGCGCAGACCTCACGCTCAGGGCCCCAAGCATTCTAATAGAAGCTGATAAAGGTATTACATGCTTGGCCTTTGCAGGTAGCTCTGGAACCAACCAAATTGCCATTATCGGAAACCGTCAGCAGCAAACATATAATATTGCTTATGACGTCTCAACTTCGAGGATTGGTTTTGCTCCTGGTAGCTGTCATTGA
- the LOC18105999 gene encoding sodium/hydrogen exchanger 6 isoform X3 yields the protein MFFVVTDSITCLRPALLFSLKPFFSNFGAIVTFSILGTFIASVVTGVLVYLGGLIYLTYRLPFVECLMFGALISATDPVTVLSIFQELGIDTNLYALVFGESVLNDAMAISLYRTMSSLKSHAPGQNFFMVVFRFLETFVGSLSAGVGVGFISALLFKYAGLDIDNLQNLECCLFVLFPYFSYMLAEGLGLTGIVSILFTGIVMKHYTYSNLSENSQRFVSAFFHLISSLAETFVFIYMGFDIAMEQHSWSHVGFIFFSIIFIGVARAANVFSCAYLVNLVRPAPRQIPVKHQKALWYSGLRGAMAFALALQSVHDLPEGHGQTIFTATTAIVVLTVLLIGGSTGTVLETLQVVGDDHDGPLSESLDGNNGYVAPSYNEDATSGNRLKMKLKEFHKSTASFTALDRNYLTPFFTSQNGDDEEEHGCMTDDPMPSSRGRGFLGHN from the exons ATGTTCTTCGTCGTCACAGATTCTATTACCTGCCTGAGGCCAGCGCTTCTCTTCTCATTG AAACCATTCTTCTCTAACTTTGGAGCCATTGTCACATTTTCCATATTAGGAACTTTTATAGCTTCTGTTGTTACAGGTGTTCTAGT TTACCTTGGCGGTCTTATTTACCTCACTTACAGACTTCCATTTGTTGAATGTCTGATGTTTGGTGCTCTTATATCAGCAACCGATCCTGTTACTGTTCTGTCCATATTCCAG GAACTTGGCATAGATACGAACCTTTATGCTTTGGTGTTTGGAGAATCTGTCTTGAATGACGCT ATGGCAATATCCTTGTACAG AACAATGTCCTCGTTAAAAAGTCATGCACCTGGACAGAATTTCTTCATGGTGGTCTTTAGGTTTCTTGAAACCTTTGTTGGCTCATTGTCTGCAG GTGTGGGAGTTGGATTTATTTCTGCATTG CTTTTCAAGTATGCTGGTTTGGATATTGACAA TCTGCAAAACTTGGAATGCTGCCTTTTTGTCCtttttccatatttttc GTACATGCTTGCAGAAGGTCTTGGCCTCACTGGTATAGTGTCCATATTGTTCACTGGAATT gtCATGAAGCATTATACCTACTCAAATTTGTCAGAAAATTCACAGCGATTTGTTTCTGCATTTTTCCACCTGATATCATCACTAGCTGAGACATTTGT ATTTATATACATGGGATTTGATATTGCGATGGAACAGCATAGTTGGTCCCatgttggatttatttttttctcaatt ATATTTATTGGAGTTGCAAG GGCAGCGAATGTCTTTTCTTGTGCATATTTAGTCAATTTGGTTCGACCTGCACCACGTCAAATACCTGTAAAACATCAGAAAGCGCTTTGGTACAGTG GACTTCGAGGGGCCATGGCTTTTGCCCTTGCGCTACAATCGGTTCATGATCTTCCAGAAGGACATGGCCAGACTATATTCACTGCAACCACTGCCATAGTTGTGTTGACG GTGCTTTTAATTGGAGGATCGACAGGGACTGTGCTCGAAACTTTGCAAGTTGTTGGTGATGACCATGATGGCCCCTTAAGTGAA AGTTTGGATGGAAATAATGGTTACGTTGCTCCCTCTTACAATGAGGATGCCACATCAGGGAACAGGCTGAAGATGAAACTTAAAGAGTTTCACAAGAG CACTGCATCATTTACAGCATTAGACAGGAATTACCTCACCCCGTTCTTCACGAGTCAGAatggagatgatgaagaagaacat GGGTGCATGACAGATGACCCGATGCCCAGTTCCAGGGGAAGGGGTTTCCTTGGCCATAACTGA
- the LOC18106002 gene encoding ras-related protein Rab11C, giving the protein MGHRVDHEYDYLFKIVLIGDSGVGKSNILSRFTRNEFCLESKSTIGVEFATRTLQVDGKTVKAQIWDTAGQERYRAITSAYYRGAVGALLVYDITKRQTFDNVQRWLRELRDHADSNIVIMMAGNKSDLKHLRAVLEEDGHALAEKEGLSFLETSALEATNIEKAFQTILTEIYHIISKKALAAQEAAANSTVPGQGTTINVADASGNTSKGCCST; this is encoded by the exons atgggTCATAGAGTGGATCATGAGTATGACTATCTGTTTAAGATCGTGCTGATCGGGGACTCTGGTGTTGGCAAATCCAATATTCTTTCCAGGTTTACCAGAAATGAATTCTGCTTGGAATCCAAATCCACCATAGGTGTTGAGTTTGCCACCAGAACTCTCCAA GTGGATGGGAAGACAGTAAAGGCACAGATTTGGGATACAGCTGGTCAGGAGCGGTATCGAGCTATCACTAGTGCTTATTACAGAGGAGCTGTTGGTGCTCTTCTTGTTTATGACATAACCAAGAGGCAAACTTTCGACAATGTCCAGAGGTGGCTTCGTGAATTAAGAGACCATGCAGACTCTAACATTGTCATCATGATGGCGGGAAACAAGTCTGACTTGAAACATCTCAGGGCTGTTCTAGAGGAGGATGGTCATGCCCTGGCTGAGAAGGAAGGTCTCTCATTTCTTGAGACATCAGCGCTAGAAGCCACCAATATTGAGAAGGCGTTCCAAACCATATTGACAGAGATCTACCATATCATTAGCAAGAAAGCACTGGCAGCCCAGGAAGCAGCTGCCAATTCCACAGTTCCTGGTCAAGGAACCACTATCAATGTTGCCGATGCCTCGGGGAACACAAGCAAAGGTTGCTGTTCCACTTAA